One Dictyoglomus thermophilum H-6-12 DNA window includes the following coding sequences:
- a CDS encoding acetylxylan esterase yields MAFFDLPLSELWKYLPEREEPEDFDSFWKETLEESKKYPLNPIFEKVDFGLELVDTYDVTFSGYKGQRIKGWLIAPKNRSGKLPGIVEYIGYGGGRSFAYDFLLWANMGFIHLIMDTRGQGSSWSPGNTPDYDDEPFDPQYSGFMTRGILHPKKYYYRRVFTDAVRAVETLMAFPDVDRERIGITGGSQGGGITIAVAGLAPYVGIDIKIAMPDVPFLCHYRRAVEITDGYPYQEIVQYLKTHRDHVDKVFKTLSYFDGVNFAVRAKAKALFSVALMDNICPPSTVFAAYNYYGGEKEIKVYPFNGHEGGGTFHTYEKMKFAKRNLKD; encoded by the coding sequence ATGGCTTTTTTTGATTTACCTTTATCGGAACTTTGGAAGTATCTGCCTGAAAGAGAGGAGCCTGAGGATTTTGATAGTTTTTGGAAGGAGACTTTGGAAGAGTCTAAAAAATATCCTTTGAATCCTATTTTTGAGAAGGTAGATTTTGGCCTTGAGCTTGTGGATACCTATGATGTAACCTTTTCAGGATATAAAGGACAAAGAATAAAGGGATGGTTAATAGCTCCTAAAAATAGATCGGGAAAACTGCCGGGTATAGTGGAGTATATAGGATATGGTGGGGGAAGAAGTTTTGCTTATGATTTTCTTTTATGGGCAAATATGGGATTTATTCATCTTATAATGGATACAAGAGGACAAGGGAGTTCTTGGAGCCCTGGTAATACTCCTGACTATGATGATGAACCTTTCGATCCTCAGTACTCTGGATTTATGACAAGGGGTATTCTCCATCCTAAGAAGTATTATTACAGGAGAGTATTTACTGATGCGGTAAGGGCTGTGGAGACCCTTATGGCTTTTCCTGATGTGGATAGAGAGAGAATTGGAATAACAGGAGGAAGTCAAGGGGGAGGTATTACCATAGCAGTTGCAGGACTTGCCCCTTATGTAGGTATAGATATTAAGATTGCAATGCCTGATGTACCCTTTTTATGCCATTATAGAAGAGCAGTAGAGATAACGGATGGATATCCATACCAAGAAATAGTGCAATATCTTAAGACTCATAGGGATCATGTGGATAAGGTTTTTAAAACCTTATCTTATTTTGATGGGGTAAATTTTGCTGTAAGAGCAAAGGCAAAAGCACTATTTTCAGTGGCTCTTATGGACAATATATGTCCACCCTCAACGGTCTTTGCTGCATATAACTATTATGGAGGAGAAAAGGAGATAAAAGTTTATCCTTTCAATGGACACGAGGGTGGCGGTACTTTCCATACTTATGAAAAGATGAAGTTTGCAAAGAGAAATCTAAAAGATTAA
- a CDS encoding TrkH family potassium uptake protein, which yields MIENELAPKKRGINPAAFFIISFLVIILTGAVLLTLPISSSQGKFTDFLTALFTATSATCVTGLVVVDTGTYWSDFGHLVILLLIQIGGLSYAVIATGMMLLLNRRIQLRERLILQYSLNATSLRGIVSFLRNVLITVFVFETIGAFSLFFVFIKNYPLLKSIKFAVFHSVSAFCNAGFDLIGGFKSFTEYVSNAHLVFTITTLIIVGGIGFIVIHDIIQKIRGIRMHLSLHTKMALLTTLFLIVIGTLIIFVLEYNNPNTLRPLNLWGKLLGSYFQAVTPRTAGFNTLNIGKMNPSTLLFLIVLMFIGASPGGTGGGIKTVTFLVLWLSVTAVILERKSVRFKDRAIPWENVKRAYTVFLLSLTLVVVSWFLLLITEPFPPLNILFEVVSAFGTVGLSTGITPYLSPFARIVIILTMFLGRVGTVTAGMAVLIPFSKRSQIEYPSEEVSIG from the coding sequence ATGATAGAGAATGAATTAGCTCCTAAGAAGAGGGGAATTAATCCTGCAGCCTTCTTCATTATAAGTTTCTTAGTCATAATACTTACTGGAGCTGTTTTATTAACCCTTCCCATATCCTCTAGTCAGGGTAAATTTACTGATTTTCTTACCGCACTTTTTACAGCAACGTCGGCAACTTGTGTTACTGGGCTTGTTGTGGTTGATACAGGTACTTATTGGTCTGATTTTGGGCATTTAGTAATTCTTCTTCTTATACAGATTGGTGGCTTAAGTTATGCTGTAATTGCTACAGGAATGATGCTTCTTTTAAATAGAAGAATTCAACTTAGAGAAAGACTAATTTTGCAATATTCTTTAAATGCTACCTCTTTAAGAGGTATTGTTTCTTTTTTGAGAAATGTCTTGATAACTGTTTTTGTTTTTGAGACTATAGGGGCCTTTTCTTTGTTTTTTGTTTTTATTAAAAATTATCCTCTTCTGAAGAGTATAAAATTTGCTGTTTTTCATTCTGTTTCTGCTTTTTGTAATGCTGGTTTTGACTTAATAGGCGGTTTTAAGAGCTTCACTGAATACGTTTCTAATGCTCATCTTGTTTTTACTATTACGACTCTTATTATAGTTGGAGGAATAGGATTTATTGTTATACATGATATAATTCAGAAAATTAGAGGCATAAGAATGCATCTTTCTTTACACACTAAGATGGCTCTACTTACTACTTTATTTCTAATTGTAATTGGTACTCTCATAATTTTTGTACTTGAATATAATAACCCAAATACATTAAGGCCTCTAAATCTATGGGGCAAACTTTTAGGTTCCTATTTTCAGGCTGTAACTCCTAGGACAGCTGGTTTTAATACCTTGAATATTGGTAAAATGAACCCTTCTACATTGCTTTTTCTCATAGTTTTAATGTTTATTGGAGCTTCTCCTGGAGGTACTGGAGGAGGAATAAAAACAGTAACCTTTCTTGTTTTGTGGTTAAGTGTTACTGCTGTTATTCTTGAGAGAAAAAGTGTACGTTTTAAGGACAGAGCTATACCTTGGGAAAATGTAAAAAGAGCATATACAGTATTTCTGCTTTCATTAACTTTGGTAGTTGTTAGTTGGTTTTTGCTTCTTATTACTGAGCCCTTTCCACCCTTAAATATACTTTTTGAGGTAGTATCTGCCTTTGGTACTGTAGGACTTTCTACAGGAATTACTCCTTATCTTTCCCCTTTTGCAAGAATTGTTATTATTTTGACTATGTTTTTAGGAAGGGTTGGTACCGTTACTGCGGGTATGGCGGTTCTAATACCTTTCTCTAAGAGATCACAAATTGAGTATCCTTCTGAGGAGGTGAGTATAGGTTAA
- a CDS encoding potassium channel family protein — MKSLSYRLKRAGLDKSRLNSFAVIGLGRFGASVAVTLERMGFSVIAIDKDENKVEEIKDYVSYAKVLDSTNINALREAGVQNVDVVIVSIAHDIEASVLTSLLVKELGVKFVIARAISEPHEKILDKIGVDLVVYPERDMGVRIAQRLVVPNVIDYMEFYANTKIFELEPPEAIVGKTIQELDLRKNYGLSIIAIQRGSDLISNISPSERIQKGDILYIIGSFENLNKFLSKL, encoded by the coding sequence ATGAAATCTTTATCTTATAGGTTAAAAAGAGCTGGCCTTGATAAGTCAAGATTAAACAGTTTTGCAGTAATAGGTCTTGGTAGGTTTGGGGCTTCAGTAGCTGTTACTCTTGAGAGAATGGGGTTTTCAGTGATTGCCATTGATAAGGATGAGAATAAAGTAGAAGAAATTAAAGATTATGTTTCTTATGCTAAAGTTTTGGATTCTACAAATATAAATGCATTAAGAGAAGCTGGCGTACAAAATGTAGATGTAGTTATAGTTTCCATTGCTCATGATATAGAGGCGAGTGTACTTACCTCACTGTTAGTTAAAGAACTTGGAGTAAAATTTGTTATTGCAAGAGCTATAAGTGAGCCTCATGAGAAGATTCTTGATAAAATAGGTGTAGATCTTGTGGTGTATCCAGAAAGAGATATGGGGGTAAGGATTGCTCAGAGACTAGTAGTTCCAAACGTTATAGATTATATGGAATTTTATGCAAATACTAAGATCTTTGAGTTAGAACCTCCAGAAGCGATTGTTGGTAAGACAATACAAGAACTTGATCTTCGTAAAAATTATGGATTATCTATAATTGCTATTCAGAGAGGCTCAGATTTAATTAGCAATATTTCTCCTTCTGAAAGAATACAAAAGGGCGATATTCTATACATTATAGGTAGTTTTGAAAATCTTAATAAGTTTTTAAGCAAATTATAA